The following DNA comes from Candidatus Methylomirabilis sp..
CGTCAGCCGGTGACACAGCAATCCTCCGGTGCACGACTCGGCGACGGCAACGGTCTGCTTCGTCTCGAGCAGCAGCCGCCCCACCACCTCCTCGAGTCGCTCCGCATCCCGTCCGAAGAACAGCTCGCCCAACCGCTCACGAATCCGAGCCTCAAGATCGTCGAGCAGTCGGTCGCCCTCCGTCTCCGACTCGGTTTTCACGGTCAGCCGAATATGGATCTCACCCGGGTAGGCCAGCAACCCGATCATCGGGTTTCGTGAATGGCGAATGAGGTCGCCGATCATCTCATCGAGTGCCGATTCGGTGATCCCGCACGCTTTGAGCGTACGCGAGCGAATCCTCAACTTCACGTCGAACGCCTCGCGAAGACGTGGGATCACCTGCTCCTTCAGCATCGCCCGCATCTCCGATGGGACTCCCGGCATCACCATCACCATCTTTTCATCCCCAAGGCGGATGGCGAGACCTGGGGCGGTCCCGTGAGGGTTGGGCAGCACGGTGGCGCCTTCCGGAATCATGGCTTGCCGCTCGTTATTCCTGGGCATGACGAGGGCCCGCTTGGCAAATCGGCGGCGGATCGAATCCAAGACCGTCTGATCGAGGTGAAGCGTCCGACGCAGTTCAGCAGCAATGGCCCGACAGGT
Coding sequences within:
- a CDS encoding competence/damage-inducible protein A, whose translation is MKKEARAEILTIGTELLMGQTIDTNSVYIGEALAAAGIEVNWKSTVGDNETRIREALRTALARSEIVIATGGLGPTEDDLTCRAIAAELRRTLHLDQTVLDSIRRRFAKRALVMPRNNERQAMIPEGATVLPNPHGTAPGLAIRLGDEKMVMVMPGVPSEMRAMLKEQVIPRLREAFDVKLRIRSRTLKACGITESALDEMIGDLIRHSRNPMIGLLAYPGEIHIRLTVKTESETEGDRLLDDLEARIRERLGELFFGRDAERLEEVVGRLLLETKQTVAVAESCTGGLLCHRLTNLPGSSAYFIRGEVVYSNYAKERLLGVPRELIEAHGAVSRPVALAMAAGMRRTAETDLALGITGIAGPGGGAATKPVGLTYIAIASHDSVTCREYRFPGDRETNKLLASQEALDVLRRYLLSHRHAGPA